Proteins encoded in a region of the Fusarium falciforme chromosome 6, complete sequence genome:
- a CDS encoding Fructose-bisphosphate aldolase has protein sequence MGVQDVLTRKTGVIVGDDVLRLFEYARENQFAIPAINVTSSSTVVAALEAARDAKAPIILQFSQGGAAYFAGKGVSNSDQAASIAGSVAAAHFVRSLAPTYGIPVVLHTDHCAKKLLPWLDGMLDADEAYFKANGEPLFSSHMIDLSEESVEWNVETTAKYLKRAAPMKQWLEMEIGITGGEEDGVNNEDVDNASLYTQPEDILNIYNTLSAISPYFSIAAGFGNVHGVYKPGNVKLHPELLGKHQEHVKAAIGSENPKPVFFVFHGGSGSSKQEYLDAISHGVVKVNMDTDMQFAYCSGIRDYMINKKDYVSTAVGNPDGEDKPNKKYFDPRVWVREGEKTMTARVAEALKDFNAAGTV, from the exons ATGGGCGTCCAAGATGTTCTGACCCGCAAGACCGGCGTCATTGTCGGCGACGATGTTCTCCGTCTGTTCGAGTACGCTCGTGAGAACCAGTTTGCCATCCCCGCCATC AACgtcacctcttcctccaccgTCGTCGCTGCTCTTGAGGCTGCCCGCGATGCCAAGGCCCCTATCATCCTTCAGTTCTCCCAGGGCGGTGCCGCCTACTTTGCTGGCAAG GGTGTGAGCAACAGTGACCAGGCCGCCTCCATTGCCGGCTCTGTCGCTGCCGCCCACTTCGTCCGCTCCCTCGCTCCCACCTACGGCATCCCCGTCGTCCTTCACACCGACCACTGcgccaagaagctcctccCCTGGCTCGACGGCATGCTCGATGCCGATGAGGCCTACTTCAAGGCCAACGGCGAGCCCCTTTTCTCCTCCCACATGATCGATCTCTCTGAGGAGTCTGTTGAGTGGAACGTCGAGACCACCGCCAAGTACCTCAAGCGTGCTGCCCCCATGAAGCAGTggctcgagatggagattgGTATCACCGGtggtgaggaggatggtgtcAACAACGAGGACGTTGACAACGCCTCCCTCTACACTCAGCCCGAGGACATCCTCAACATCTACAACACCCTCTCTGCCATCTCCCCCTACTTCTCCATTGCCGCTGGCTTCGGCAACGTCCACGGTGTCTACAAGCCTGGCAACGTCAAGCTCCACCCCGAGCTCCTCGGCAAGCACCAGGAGCACGTCAAGGCCGCCATTGGCTCTGAGAACCCCAAGcccgtcttcttcgtcttccacGGCGGCTCCGGCTCCTCCAAGCAGGAGTACCTCGATGCCATCAGCCACGGTGTCGTCAAGGTCAACATGGACACTGACATGCAGTTCGCCTACTGCTCTGGTATCCGTGACTACATGATCAACAAGAAGGACTACGTCAGCACCGCTGTCGGCAACCCCGACGGTGAGGACAAGCCCAACAAGAAGTACTTTGAC CCCCGTGTCTGGGTCCGCGAGGGTGAGAAGACCATGACTGCCCGTGTCGCCGAAGCCCTCAAGGACTTCAACGCTGCCGGTACTGTCTAA